CGCCTGTCCTCCAAGTAATGTGGTGACAAAGCTCAAGGCCCCGAATGTCTTAAGAAGTGAGCGTCCTTTCATGGTATTCCTCCTGAATTTCGTTGATTGAAGTGATTCATGGTTAGGCTGCGATTTCCTTTGTGACCACTTGACTGCTGATTCCTTCCAGGATTCGACCCTCTGCGGTGTCGATCACGAACCTCGCCCTGGAAAGTCTCCTGACTGTGTTCCTTTTATTTGAAAGTCCCCGGTTACCACCCCCTTTCTTGACGAAACAGAATCCATTGAAATGAAGAACGAATATATTTTGATGAGACGACAACGAAGAAAGCGTAATGAAGTGATATTACGACCGGGTTTCTTCCCATGTGCCATCGCGTAAAGATCGTGTGACGTTTCCCCTATCGAATAAATCCAGAGCCTTCTCTCGTCACCGAATGAGAGATGTCGTACTCCAATCCCCTTCTCGCCTTTGTCGCGTCGGATGAGCGCATCGTAAAGACACTCGCCTTTACGGGCGGGACTTATAAGAATGATGCGTCATGAAAAAAGGGGAAGGCCTGCGGAACGGACATACCGCGCTGCGCTCAACCGGACACGGGGTATGCCATTACGCTGTCAATCGGATGGAGGTTGAATCGTCAAAACGGAGTCAGACCGACCTTCAATGGGCAGACGTTATTTACATATTATTAGCGATGAAGTAACGGCTCGGTAACACTGAATACCGATGAATCGTGGTAGATTGATCACCAGCCATCTATGCGAATACACGCGAAGGGATGATGGAGGAGAAAACGATAGTGACGTGTATCTTTTAACGATCGAAGGAGGACGATTGAGTTCCCACCAAAACAACATCTTTCCTGATACCTGTGACCACCAATCAGTCTTTTCTCAGGACGAACACATTCGAATACTTGATGAGTTTCTCAAGGCATCAATCGCCCAACATTCCACGGCAAGCGCTCGCGCTGGCTCGCTCCCTTTTCACGCGTACGATATTACCGCGGGAACAGAGAACGAATACCAGGCCGTCGTGATCGGGGACAAACATTCCGTTGATTTGCCCATCAGCTTAGAATCTTCGAATTTTTTCAAAAACATCGTCAGACAATCATGTTCCGGTTTGTCTTCGCGATCGGTGGTGACGGAACTCGAACAATTCCTGGATCAGTCCGCTCACACCGTCTGGGAAAATTCATGGGTCCGTTTTCCCCTCAGACGTTTGAGCCATTTCGCCCATCAAGTCCTTCAGCATGATCTGCTGGCCGACAAAAAACAGGCCGCGGGCCCTCGGCGAAGCGATATCGGTAAATTCGTGTTTTCGACACATGGAGAAGACTGGCTCCGCGTCCCGATCAGCTATGTACTCCGTTTGGCGTTAGCTGATGTCATCAGCGCGGCACCGCATCCCCACCACCTGATCCGTCAGGTTGGAGAGCAGCTGATGAATCATTATTTAAACGACAACACGTCTCCCGAAACGTTCAGTTTTTACGTCATCGAAATGAGTCCGAAACAGACCATGGGGCGTGCCGTGGGACGGGAGGCTTCGAAACGATATCTCCTGAGTCAACTGCTGGTCATGTATGCCAACCAAAAGTTTGACCTGCTCAAGAACGGGCAGCGGGCCATGATTTATTTTGCCCCACACCCTCCTATCCAGCAGAAGACCCTGAATCGTCTCATCTCGGACTCCTATTACCGGGATTTGTTCATGAATCCATGTTTGTCAGGGTGGGATAGCGGTGAAGACAAGCATCATTATATGGCCCTCTGTCACCAGGTGCTTTCTCGCAGCCACGTCAACGCCATCGCCAAGTTAAAAAACGCCGGCATTATCAAACGCAATTTAGTGACCTTACCCACACCATCAAACATCAGTCTGGCCAATAACGGCACCCACATCAGTTTAGGCAGTCGAACCCTGACAGCCATGCTGAACCAATCCCCCAATTCTGGTTTATCGACGGGCGAAAAATACGTCGGGGATTTAGTCATTAAGATCGTCGAACATTTCCTTCCTCTTTTTGTCGGCACCTATAGCGCCGCCCCCTATCGATTGGACTTTTGGGACTTTCATCCTGAACAAGTCCTGGGTTTTCTCGCTCACGAGTTGGATCACACCTATCTGCAACTACTCTGGCAACGGTGGAAACGCAAGGCGGGATTAAAAATTCTTGGAACCCCCCTGACCCCTATCGGCCCTCTATGGATGGATAAATTGCTCAGCAAGCACTTCGGACTGAAGGGCGACTTTATCCCGGACTTTCGATTAATCGATTATCTGGTCGTCCTGCCGAGTACCGACCAATGCCCGGCCCTTGACGGGACGCTCGGCAATGACCTTCGCCTCAAACGGGACCTTGGCGAGCTGGGGATTTACGATGAACGCATGTCGCTGTACCTCCTGTACAAGCTCCGTGCCTGTTCGGAACGAGGGTTTTCAGGATTCGAGGGACGTTATTATAGTTTGTTCGAAAGTTTACTGGACGACATGGCCGAAGCGGCCGATCTTCAAGCTCTCCTGACGGCTCTGGCTTTTCGATACATCTATCAATACGAAGTGACGCACGCGCATATTCCCGACACGCCTTCCATCGAGAGCGAACGGCGTCAACTGTTCTTTGGAGCTGCCTTGCACGTTCCAACCTTCTACGTGCGCGCAGACTCCCGAAATCTCTTTTTAAAGAAAATCCTGTCAAAAATGAGCAAGATCCGCTTGAGTCACCGGTTCCCCGAATACATCCGCGCCCATCACCATGAGTATCGACGAGCGCTGTTGTCCATTCTCCGCGAAGATGCTCAGGATCTCGTCGAACAATTCGGGTTGGGGGATTTTCTTGATCGGTTGGCCGCCAGACTCGAATCTCCATCAGAATGTTCCACCTTTGGAAAGTTAACCAAGGGCATTCAGGAACAAGCGGGCGTTTCCTCACCGCTCAAATTATCTGGAGAGGAATGCAACGCCGCGGCCGAAGCCTATTACCGGACCACCTTGAGAACTCGGCATATGCAAGAAGGGCTCGCGTGTTTGCGTGAGGATTGCCAGCGATTGGACTCCGACCCAAACCCGAAACTCGATCCGATAAGGCGCATGGCACGAAGTGCCCTGGGAACATCGCGAACCACTACGGAATTTCTCGATTCGATCCGGATGGATATTCTCGAAGAATCTGCAAGTCTTACGAATATCACCAAGCTCATTCGATTCACACTGCTCACGGTCCATCTTGATATGGATTCACATTCTGAGTCGACTTCACCTTCACCGGCACCGACCCATGAGCCCCATTGCACATCAGTACATTGATCGACAGACCGCTCATGTGATCACGGAGCGTTTTTTTGGCGACCGCATGGTCAATACTCTCTACTCCTCAGCGCGGGAGAGAGCGCCAGAATTATTTCACGCCCTCACGTCTTTTCGAACCTCACAACTCTTGAGTTATTGGACCTACGATTCGAGAGTCATGGCCAAATTCAGCGGCATGAGTCGTTTCACCAGATCATTAGGGATTGACCTGAGCGAGTGCCTGGACCCTCCATCCACTTTGAACACGCCACGAAAAGTCTTTGAGCGAAAAATTCGCTATTGGGATGTCCGCCCGATGGATGACGCCCAGTCTACAGTCGTCTCGCCCGCGGACGCGCGTGTGTTGTTCGGCTCGTTTGCATCCTCGTCCATGTTGTTTCTCAAAGGAAAGTTTTTTGATTTCGTCGACTTACTCGGACAGGACAAACCCCTATGGAGGCATGCGTTTCAGGACGGCGATTACGCGATTTTTCGATTAACGCCCGATAAGTATCATTACAATCATGCACCTGTCAGCGGGACGGTCATCGACAGTTACGAAATTCCAGGATGCTATCACTCATGCAATCCGGGCCCGGTCATTTCCCTGGCCACGCCTTTTTCAAAAAATAAACGAACCGTCACCATCATAGACACGGACGTCCCCGACGGATCACAAGTTGGACTTGTGGCCATGATTGAGATCGTGGCCTTGATGATCGGGACGATCGTGCAATGTTATAGCGAGCACAGGTATGACGACCCACAGGACATGTCGAAGGGATTGTTCATGAAAAAAGGGCAACCCAAAAGCCTGTATCGTCCCGGGAGTTCCACGGATGTTCTGATCTTCCAAAAACACCGCATAACACCCTGCAAGGATTTGATCGAAAACATGCATCGTCAGGATGTCCGGAGTCGATATTCTCTGGGGTTTGGACAACCGCTTGTCGAAACCGACATCACCGC
The genomic region above belongs to Nitrospirales bacterium and contains:
- a CDS encoding phosphatidylserine decarboxylase, with translation MSPIAHQYIDRQTAHVITERFFGDRMVNTLYSSARERAPELFHALTSFRTSQLLSYWTYDSRVMAKFSGMSRFTRSLGIDLSECLDPPSTLNTPRKVFERKIRYWDVRPMDDAQSTVVSPADARVLFGSFASSSMLFLKGKFFDFVDLLGQDKPLWRHAFQDGDYAIFRLTPDKYHYNHAPVSGTVIDSYEIPGCYHSCNPGPVISLATPFSKNKRTVTIIDTDVPDGSQVGLVAMIEIVALMIGTIVQCYSEHRYDDPQDMSKGLFMKKGQPKSLYRPGSSTDVLIFQKHRITPCKDLIENMHRQDVRSRYSLGFGQPLVETDITARSTIATAYESKAYGQASR